The window GCGGAGTTTGCAACGACCCTCGTCGGAGATCCAGTCGGTGCTCCACGCCGGCGTCAAGCTTGTGGCGATCTCGATCGACGTGTAGCCGTTGTCGCGGAGCTTGTGTTCGATGTCGTCGCGGATTGTCGCCATGGCCGGGCATCCCGAGTAGGTCGGGGTGATGGTGACGAGCACGCTGCCGTCGCCGCGCACCTCGACGTCGCGCAGGACACCGAGGTCGTCGAGAGTGAGTAGCGGCATCTCGGGGTCCATGACGGATGCCGCGATCTCCCGGGCCGTGCGCTCGATGGTCGTCACCAGACTCCCTCCGGGTGGGCGCGCGCCACGACCTGCATCTCTGCGATGAGCGGGCCCAGGGCTTCGGTGTGGATGCCGCGCCGCCCGCCGCGTCCGCCGATGGTGCCGACGCTCTTGCCGGTCGGGGCTTCGAGTTCGGCGGCGTGCAGAACCTGTGCGATGACGGAGTCGAATTCGTCGCGCACTTTCCTGGGGTCCACGCCGACGCGGACCTTCGCGAGCGCTATTTCCTCGTCGGTGGGGACGAACAGTTCGGAGACGTAGGGCCAGATGTGGTCGAGGCCGTCGCGAACGCGACGCTTCGACTCGTGGGTGCCGCACCCGAGCGTGACGACCCAGCGGGCAGCGTAGTCGCGATGGTAGGTCAGCTCTTTGACGCCCTTGTTCGCGACCGCGGCCAGAACCGGGTCCCGTGAGGTCCGCAGGCGGTCGAAGATTGCCAGACGCCACGTCGCGAACACCAGCAGGCGTACCTGTGACATGGCGAAGTCGCCGTTGTCGAGTTCGGTCAGTCGGACGTTCCTGAACTCGGAGTCGGTGCGGAAGAACGCCAGTGCATCCTCCGATGGAACAGGAGTCGTATCCGAGATATACGGCACCACGGCGCTATCCGCTGCGGCGGCGCGGGCGAGCAACAGACGTGCCTGTCCGAGAAGGTCGAGTCCGACGTTGGCCAGAGCCACCTCTTCTTCGAGCTCTGGTGCCCGTGTGCTCCATTCAGCGAGTCGCTGCGAGCTGATCAGCGCGTCGTCGCCGAGCATGAGGCAGTACGCAGCAAGAGCCTTCAGGTCGACGTCGTCCGGGACGGTGGTGTCGACACCGGCGAGTGGATCGTCGAAGCTGGTACCGAACGCCCACTGGCCGTGCGAATCCTCGTCGACGAGGCCTTCGTAGGCGTTGTCGTGATCAGTCATCGATTTTCAAGCCTCACATGTGGGGGACGTTGTCGGGGATCTCGTAGAACGTCGGGTGGCGGTACACCTTGTCACCGCTGGGCGCGAAGAACGGATCCTTCTCCGACGGCGACGACGCGACGATCGCATTGGACGGCACCACCCAGATGCTGACGCCTTCGTTGCGGCGGGTGTAGACGTCACGAGCGTGGCGCAGTGCCATGTAGTCGTCGGCGGCGTGCAACGATCCGACATGAACGTGGTTCAGCCCACGCTTGCCGCGCAGGAACACCTCGTACAGAGGCCAATCCGCTTTGACGGACTCCCTTTTCGGCTCGGTCGGTACGCCCTCTGTGGGAATTGCGTCGTGGCCGCCCTCGGCCGTGAATTCACTCATGATGCTACGGTCCTCTCCGCGAATGCGGTTGCTGCCTCGCGCACCCAGGCGCCGTTCTCGTGCGCTGCGCGGCGGTTGGCGATGCGCTCGACGTTGGATGCGCCGTTGCCCTTGATGACCTGAATGAACTCGGACCAGTCCGGCTCACCGAAGTCGTGCGACTTGCGCTCTTCGTTCCACTTCAGGTCGGGGTCCGGGAACGTGACGCCGAGCGCCTCCGCCTGCGGGATGGACATGTCGACGAAGCGCTGACGCAGTTCGTCGTTGGTGTGACGCTTGATGCCCCACTTCATGGACTGCTCGGTGTTGGGGGACTCGTCGTCGGGCGGGCCGAACATCATCAGTGCCGGCCACCACCAGCGGTTCACCGATTCCTGGACCATCCGGCGTT of the Rhodococcus oxybenzonivorans genome contains:
- the paaD gene encoding 1,2-phenylacetyl-CoA epoxidase subunit PaaD, yielding MDPEMPLLTLDDLGVLRDVEVRGDGSVLVTITPTYSGCPAMATIRDDIEHKLRDNGYTSIEIATSLTPAWSTDWISDEGRCKLRDTGYSVPGPAPARTPGPVPLTLTVKPRELECPQCGSSHTRLTSEFGATLCKAQYRCDDCLEPFDHVKEI
- the paaC gene encoding 1,2-phenylacetyl-CoA epoxidase subunit PaaC; the encoded protein is MTDHDNAYEGLVDEDSHGQWAFGTSFDDPLAGVDTTVPDDVDLKALAAYCLMLGDDALISSQRLAEWSTRAPELEEEVALANVGLDLLGQARLLLARAAAADSAVVPYISDTTPVPSEDALAFFRTDSEFRNVRLTELDNGDFAMSQVRLLVFATWRLAIFDRLRTSRDPVLAAVANKGVKELTYHRDYAARWVVTLGCGTHESKRRVRDGLDHIWPYVSELFVPTDEEIALAKVRVGVDPRKVRDEFDSVIAQVLHAAELEAPTGKSVGTIGGRGGRRGIHTEALGPLIAEMQVVARAHPEGVW
- the paaB gene encoding 1,2-phenylacetyl-CoA epoxidase subunit PaaB codes for the protein MSEFTAEGGHDAIPTEGVPTEPKRESVKADWPLYEVFLRGKRGLNHVHVGSLHAADDYMALRHARDVYTRRNEGVSIWVVPSNAIVASSPSEKDPFFAPSGDKVYRHPTFYEIPDNVPHM